One region of Exiguobacterium acetylicum genomic DNA includes:
- the mutT gene encoding 8-oxo-dGTP diphosphatase MutT, whose amino-acid sequence MKKHVQVVGAVIRNDHNEILCALRSSQMSLPNLWEFPGGKIELHETPSQSLVREINEELKCNIKVKQPIEKTTYEYDAIIVTLHTFEAEIVTGEPIAVEHAELRWVSVSDLDQLEWAPADIPAVEYIKKEFATL is encoded by the coding sequence ATGAAAAAACATGTTCAAGTCGTAGGGGCTGTCATTCGCAACGATCATAATGAAATATTGTGTGCACTTCGTAGTAGCCAAATGTCATTGCCCAACTTATGGGAGTTTCCTGGTGGAAAAATTGAGCTACATGAAACGCCTTCACAGTCGTTAGTTCGCGAAATCAATGAAGAATTAAAATGTAACATTAAGGTTAAACAGCCAATCGAAAAAACGACGTACGAGTACGATGCTATTATTGTTACATTGCATACGTTTGAAGCTGAAATCGTAACAGGAGAACCGATTGCTGTAGAACATGCAGAGCTTCGCTGGGTATCTGTTTCAGACCTTGATCAGCTTGAATGGGCTCCTGCCGATATTCCTGCAGTTGAGTACATTAAGAAAGAGTTTGCCACTCTTTAA